In Citrus sinensis cultivar Valencia sweet orange chromosome 4, DVS_A1.0, whole genome shotgun sequence, one DNA window encodes the following:
- the LOC102608148 gene encoding uncharacterized protein At2g33490: protein MKTSLRRWRGFTLHKHGDSKDRRDLRPLAQLDELAQASQDMQDMRGCYDSLLSAAAATANSAYEFSESLQELGACLLEKTALNDNEESGKVLLMLGKVQFELQKLVDAYRSHIFQTITIPSESLLNELQTVEEMKQQCDEKRNVCEYMLMRQREKGRSKNGKGETFSLQQLQEAHDEYDQEATLFVFRLKSLKQGQSRSLLTQAARHHAAQLSFVKKALKSLEAVDPHVKMVAEQQHIDYQFRGLEDDDMDDGDDDDNGSDSRGDGELSFDYRQNEQEQDAVSSSRKSMELDQPDITFSQVARLETSKETLDRNYRKSLSFSREVRFSSQSAPLFMDNKSDLDDRRKQMRQSSTRKFNTYVLPTPGDTKSSHSPGPGSPVPSALRPSLGGQTYNLRHESPLDMLKFDKSLGGDKTSKDTAQSILRESNNNTASIQLPPPPPADGFLLSRLDPRGASVPKKVKRQSFSGPLTGPRPAKPVLKEHQQLLSGPLLRNPMPQPPSSSPKVSPSTSPTFVSSPKISELHELPRPPGRLNLNSARPMGLVGHSAPLLPKGQVLSAPSKSAMENVASPLPKPPQTITRSFSIPSSSHEMETAHNLEMASPPLTPISLTTKNPSSAVSEPVVQTVEIRGAE from the exons ATGAAGACGTCGCTGAGACGATGGCGAGGATTCACACTCCACAAGCACGGCGATTCCAAGGACCGGCGAGATCTTCGGCCTCTGGCTCAATTGGACGAGCTCGCTCAGGCTTCTCAG GACATGCAGGACATGAGGGGCTGTTATGATAGCTTACTTTCAGCAGCTGCAGCGACTGCTAATAGTGCTTATG AATTCTCCGAGTCATTACAGGAACTGGGTGCCTGTCTTCTTGAGAAAACTGCACTGAATGATAATGAAGAAAGTG GCAAAGTCTTGTTAATGCTGGGAAAAGTGCAGTTTGAACTTCAGAAACTTGTTGATGCATAC CGCTCTCACATTTTCCAGACAATCACAATTCCATCAGAATCTCTTCTTAATGAGCTTCAGACTGTTGAG GAGATGAAGCAACAATGTGATGAAAAAAG AAACGTATGTGAGTACATGTTGATGAGGCAGAGAGAAAAAGGGAGGTCAAAAAATGGGAAAGGAGAAACATTTTCGCTGCAGCAGTTGCAAGAAGCTCATGATGAGTATGATCAGGAGGCAACCTTATTTGTTTTTCGTTTGAAATCTCTGAAGCAAGGACAATCACGAAGTCTTCTTACACAGGCAGCTCGGCACCATGCTGCTCAG TTGAGCTTTGTCAAGAAGGCTCTTAAGTCTCTTGAGGCAGTAGATCCGCACGTAAAAATGGTTGCAGAGCAGCAGCACATTGATTATCAGTTCAGAGGActtgaagatgatgatatGGATGATGGTGACGATGACGACAATGGCTCAGATTCGCGTGGTGATGGGGAGTTAAGTTTTGACTATAGACAAAATGAGCAGGAGCAAGATGCTGTTTCTTCATCAAGAAAATCAATGGAG TTGGATCAGCCAGACATTACATTTTCCCAAGTTGCAAGACTGGAGACTTCAAAG GAAACTTTAGATAGAAACTACAGGAAATCTCTTTCCTTTAGTAGGGAGGTCAGGTTTAGCAGCCAATCAGCTCCACTTTTTATGGATAATAAATCTGATCTCGATGATAGAAGGAAACAGATGCGACAGTCATCCACGAGAAAGTTCAATACTTATGTATTACCAACACCAGGTGATACAAAGAGTTCTCATTCTCCAGGACCAGGTAGTCCGGTTCCTAGTGCATTAAGGCCAAGTTTGGGTGGACAGACTTATAATTTGCGGCATGAATCTCCCCTGGACATGTTGAAGTTTGATAAAAGTTTGGGAGGTGATAAAACTTCCAAAGATACTGCACAGTCAATACTTAGAGAGAGCAACAATAATACTGCATCCATTCAACTGCCACCTCCTCCCCCTGCTGATGGTTTTTTACTTTCACGGCTTGATCCTCGTGGTGCTTCTGTTCCTAAGAAAGTCAAAAGACAATCCTTCTCTGGTCCGTTGACAGGTCCGCGGCCTGCAAAACCTGTCTTGAAGGAACACCAGCAGTTGTTATCCGGACCTCTTTTAAGAAATCCAATGCCTCAACCGCCAAGCTCATCTCCAAAAGTATCTCCAAGCACTTCCCCTACGTTTGTGTCCTCGCCTAAGATCAGTGAGCTTCATGAGCTTCCAAGACCTCCGGGCAGATTAAACTTGAACTCAGCAAGGCCAATGGGTTTGGTTGGTCATTCGGCCCCCTTGTTGCCCAAAGGTCAAGTGCTTTCTGCTCCCAGTAAATCAGCAATGGAGAATGTAGCATCTCCACTGCCAAAGCCTCCTCAGACTATTACGCGTAGTTTTTCCATTCCTTCAAGCAGTCATGAAATGGAAACTGCTCACAATTTAGAGATGGCCTCACCTCCGCTTACTCCAATATCTTTAACTACCAAGAATCCATCATCAGCTGTTTCTGAACCTGTTGTTCAAACTGTTGAAATCAGAG GTGCAGAGTAA